A stretch of the Arvicola amphibius chromosome 8, mArvAmp1.2, whole genome shotgun sequence genome encodes the following:
- the Akap12 gene encoding A-kinase anchor protein 12 isoform X1 → MGAGSSTEQRSPEQPAGSDTPSELELSGHGPAAEAPGAAEEPAEADPATKLLQKNGQLSVVNGVAEQGGDHVPEGSQDGQEEEVIVEDVGQRESEDVREKDRAKEMAANSAVVEDITNDGQEETPEIIEQIPASESNIEDTAQPTESQANDVGFKKVFKFVGFKFTVKKDKNEKSDTVQLLTVKKDEGEGAEATVGAGDHQEPVMETGESASKESELKQSTEKPEDTPKKAQGSTEEIPLQAESGQVAEEEAKNEEEKQEKEPTKSAESPTSPVSNETTSSFKKFFTHGWAGWRKKTSFKKPKDEELDTSEKKKEQEAEKVDEEEDEKTEGPSEHAPASEQQESIEDTNQARLSADYEKVELPLEDQAGGLDGLAEKCAPLATEVFDDKIEVHQEVVAEVHVCTVEKMAEEQEGRKEADGDVKETGESVPPEKPAETKEASQEAEPVEDLVLKSKEVCVSGGDHTQLTDLSPDEKMLPKHPEGIVSEAEMLSSQERIKVQGSPLKKLFSSSGLKKLSGKKQKGKRGGGGDEEPGEHQQVQTESPESADEQKGESSASSPEEPEEITCLEKGLSEAQQEGEVEEGATSDGDKKREGITPWASFKKMVTPKKRVRRPSESDKEEEVDKVKSATLSSTESTMSEMQEEAKVVGEEQKPEEPKRKVDTSVSWEALICVGSSKKRARKASSSDDEGGPRTVGGDGHRAEEASKDKEAGTDAAPASTQEHEQAQGSSSPEPAGSPSEGEGVSTWESFKRLVTPRKKSKSKLEEKAEDSGTEQLASDVEPGKEESWVSIKKFIPGRRKKRPDGKQEQAAAEDVAPTEINDDDPDVPAVVPLSEYDAVEREKMEAQQVKESEEGPQLEGAVYVSEELSKTLVHTVSVTVIDGTRAVTSAEERSPSWISASVTEPLEHAEDEAMPSTEEVTERDIIAEEAPAVTQTLPEGQDAHDDTVISEVEFTSEAVTAAETTEALHAEEVTEASGAEETTDMVSAVSQLTDSPDTTEEATPVQEVEGGVQDREEQERQTQAILQAVAEKVKGESQVPAVQTGQRAGPKALEKVEEVEENSEVLAVEKERDVVPEEPVQGAEAETEHSAQGSEIVQTAPESLTEGPEVTAGVELKEQVTASQLIEPPQLVDQAAAPESSETLTDDSETNGSTPLAESDTPDVTQQDEAIESQDSEAMATDRQSQVTEAVVAPAQEEEPSIPPDFPPQGEHGGKPGRDVLEPTRQELVEAVPVLAKTEAAQEAGLLGENVKDELCVEGPEGSVYTDGPDSREKIADVEHDGEVLGAPARQESENAEVQSPSPGERAVETDVEKEKMEAKTEQVNEECEQKTAAPEPEEAPPQPIQTADVSDSEKGSSSLPDQDKAVCVEVQSSEPPVTPTAEPVREAEGTVTISEASESLESVGARFIPAEKPSEEGDCWTPQRGEDTVPSGPESQAESVPAIASPTPENTLPSDLQGERSASQKEGSEEDDEQVGDQGEAAKERVDKTASEILELQSQSTKLVQNIIQTAVDQLSCTEMAPTASASDTQAQVPVMQADSQDAQQMLDKEESRHQVLAQDEAVTTAAQEELALSDVSKGVSETSEKADMPAVKSASIKDHQCEQVIAPLGAEGDGSGTKPVPGDDCAKFGEGVEKLPSESKDQRGHAADGPKHQSSAQAEADASGNLTKESPDTNGPKLTEEGDAREVGIQEGKMSTESVKEMKLPIEEDLQEPEGDLAES, encoded by the coding sequence TTGGACAGAGAGAGTCAGAAGATGTGAGAGAAAAAGACCGAGCTAAAGAAATGGCTGCCAACTCTGCAGTTGTTGAAGACATCACAAACGATGGGCAGGAGGAGACACCTGAAATAATCGAACAGATCCCTGCTTCAGAAAGCAACATAGAAGACACGGCACAGCCCACTGAGTCCCAGGCTAATGATGTTGGCTTTAAGAAGGTATTTAAGTTTGTCGGCTTTAAATTCACCGTgaaaaaggataaaaatgagAAGTCTGATACTGTCCAGCTACTCACTGTCAAAAAGGATGAAGGCGAAGGGGCAGAAGCCACAGTGGGAGCAGGTGACCACCAGGAGCCCGTCATGGAAACTGGAGAGTCAGCATCCAAAGAAAGTGAGCTGAAGCAATCCACCGAGAAGCCAGAAGACACTCCGAAGAAAGCACAGGGCAGCACAGAAGAAATTCCCCTTCAGGCTGAATCTGGTCAAGTGGCTGAGGAAGAAgccaaaaatgaagaagaaaagcaagaaaaagaaccCACCAAGTCCGCAGAATCTCCAACCAGTCCAGTCAGTAACGAGACGACCTCTTCCTTCAAGAAATTCTTCACTCACGGTTGGGCTGGCTGGCGCAAAAAGACCAGCTTCAAGAAGCCGAAGGATGAAGAACTGGACACttctgagaagaaaaaggagcaagAGGCAGAAAAGGTCGATGAGGAAGAAGACGAAAAGACAGAAGGTCCCTCTGAGCATGCCCCAGCCTCCGAGCAGCAGGAGTCCATAGAAGACACAAATCAGGCCAGGTTGTCCGCAGATTATGAGAAGGTGGAGCTGCCCTTGGAAGATCAGGCTGGAGGCCTGGACGGATTGGCAGAGAAGTGTGCTCCATTGGCAACGGAAGTGTTTGATGATAAAATAGAAGTCCACCAAGAAGTTGTTGCGGAGGTCCATGTGTGCACCGTAGAGAAAATGGCggaggagcaggaagggaggaaagaggcagatgGAGATGTGAAAGAAACGGGAGAATCCGTGCCCCCTGAAAAACCAGCTGAGACCAAGGAGGCTTCTCAGGAAGCTGAGCCTGTTGAGGACCTGGTTCTGAAGAGCAAAGAAGTGTGTGTCTCTGGAGGTGACCACACACAGCTGACAGATCTAAGTCCCGACGAGAAGATGTTGCCCAAACACCCGGAAGGCATTGTCAGTGAGGCGGAGATGCTGTCTTCTCAAGAGAGGATCAAGGTACAAGGGAGCCCTTTGAAGAAACTCTTCAGTAGCTCCGGCTTAAAGAAGCTGTCTGGGAAGAAGCAGAAGGGGAAACGAGGGGGCGGAGGAGACGAAGAACCAGGAGAACACCAACAGGTCCAAACCGAGTCCCCAGAGAGCGCCGACGAGCAGAAGGGAGAGAGCTCCGCGTCCTCCCCAGAAGAGCCTGAGGAGATCACGTGTCTGGAAAAAGGACTGTCGGAAGCACAGCAGGAAGGGGAAGTTGAGGAAGGAGCTACTTCTGATGGGgacaagaaaagggaaggaatcaCTCCCTGGGCATCTTTCAAAAAGATGGTGACACCCAAGAAGCGGGTCCGAAGACCTTCTGAGAGCGACAAGGAAGAAGAAGTGGACAAGGTCAAGAGTGCCACGCTGTCGTCCACGGAGAGCACAATGTCAGAAATGCAGGAGGAAGCCAAGGTGGTTGGAgaggagcagaagccagaagaaccGAAGCGGAAGGTAGATACTTCGGTGTCGTGGGAGGCGTTAATTTGTGTGGGGTCCTCCaagaagagagcaaggaaggcatCCTCTTCCGACGATGAAGGAGGGCCGAGAACAGTGGGAGGGGATGGTCACAGAGCGGAGGAGGCCAGCAAAGACAAAGAAGCCGGAACCGATGCCGCCCCTGCCAGCACCCAGGAACACGAGCAAGCTCAAGGAAGCTCTTCACCCGAGCCGGCCGGAAGCCCTTCTGAAGGGGAAGGTGTCTCCACCTGGGAGTCATTTAAAAGATTAGTCACGCCACGAAAAAAATCCAAGTCAAAGCTGGAGGAGAAAGCGGAAGACTCCGGTACAGAGCAATTGGCTTCAGATGTTGAACCAGGTAAAGAAGAGTCTTGGGTTTCCATCAAGAAATTTATTCCTGGACGGCGGAAGAAAAGGCCAGATGGGAAGCAAGAACAGGCCGCTGCCGAAGATGTGGCGCCCACAGAAATCAATGACGATGATCCGGATGTCCCTGCCGTCGTGCCTCTGTCTGAGTACGACGCGGTAGAAAGGGAGAAGATGGAAGCCCAGCAGGTCAAGGAGAGTGAGGAAGGACCCCAGCTAGAGGgggctgtgtatgtgtctgaggaGCTTAGTAAGACCCTGGTTCACACCGTGAGTGTGACCGTCATTGACGGGACCAGGGCGGTCACCAGTGCTGAAGAGCGGTCTCCTTCTTGGATCTCTGCTTCCGTGACAGAACCCCTTGAACACGCCGAAGACGAAGCCATGCCATCCACTGAGGAGGTCACCGAAAGAGACATCATTGCAGAAGAAGCCCCTGCCGTCACCCAGACCTTACCAGAGGGCCAAGATGCCCATGACGACACAGTTATCAGCGAGGTGGAATTCACCTCGGAAGCCGTGACAgctgcagaaaccacagaggccCTCCACGCTGAAGAAGTCACCGAAGCCTCGGGGGCAGAAGAGACCACAGACATGGTGTCAGCAGTTTCCCAACTGACTGACTCCCCAGACACCACAGAGGAAGCCACCCCGGTCCAGGAGGTAGAGGGTGGTGTGCAGGACAGAGAAGAGCAGGAGCGACAGACACAAGCTATCCTCCAGGCAGTTGCAGAAAAGGTGAAAGGGGAGTCACAGGTGCCTGCCGTCCAGACCGGACAGAGAGCAGGGCCCAAAGCActggagaaggtggaggaggtaGAAGAGAATTCCGAAGTGCTGGCtgtggagaaagagagggatgtCGTGCCGGAAGAACCCGTGCAGGGAGCTGAAGCTGAAACTGAGCATTCTGCCCAGGGCTCTGAGATTGTTCAGACTGCCCCAGAGAGCCTTACAGAAGGTCCCGAAGTCACAGCGGGTGTAGAGTTGAAGGAGCAGGTCACCGCAAGCCAGCTTATAGAGCCCCCGCAGCTGGTGGATCAAGCTGCAGCCCCCGAGTCATCCGAGACCCTGACAGATGACAGCGAGACAAACGGAAGCACTCCCCTAGCAGAGTCAGATACTCCAGATGTGACACAGCAAGACGAGGCCATTGAAAGCCAGGACAGTGAAGCCATGGCAACTGACAGGCAGTCGCAGGTCACGGAGGCAGTGGTAGCTCCTGCTCAGGAGGAGGAACCTTCAATACCACCGGATTTTCCACCCCAAGGAGAACATGGGGGAAAACCAGGAAGAGATGTCCTAGAACCTACACGGCAAGAGCTTGTGGAAGCGGTGCCTGTTTTGGCAAAGACTGAGGCGGCTCAGGAGGCTGGCCTCCTTGGTGAAAACGTCAAAGACGAACTATGTGTTGAAGGACCTGAGGGGTCTGTATACACAGATGGACCCGACAGTCGAGAGAAGATTGCTGACGTGGAACATGACGGTGAAGTCTTGGGAGCCCCTGCACGTCAAGAAAGCGAGAATGCAGAGGTGCAGAGTCCTAGCCCAGGGGAGAGAGCGGTGGAAACCGATGtcgaaaaggagaaaatggaagcaaagaCGGAGCAAGTGAATGAAGAATGCGAGCAGAAAACGGCTGCACCTGAGCCTGAAGAAGCCCCCCCACAGCCCATCCAGACAGCTGATGTGTCCGACTCAGAGAAAGGAAGCTCTTCTCTCCCAGACCAAGACAAAGCAGTTTGTGTAGAGGTTCAAAGCTCGGAGCCACCAGTAACTCCCACAGCCGAACCTGTGAGGGAGGCTGAGGGAACTGTCACGATTTCAGAAGCAAGTGAAAGTCTGGAGTCTGTGGGTGCGCGTTTCATACCAGCAGAGAAGCCCTCTGAAGAGGGTGACTGCTGGACTCCTCAGCGTGGAGAGGACACTGTGCCCTCGGGGCCCGAGTCTCAGGCAGAGTCAGTCCCAGCAATAGCATCACCCACTCCTGAGAACACCCTCCCCTCTGACCTGCAAGGAGAGAGAAGCGCATCCCAGAAAGAGGGATCAGAAGAAGATGACGAGCAGGTTGGTGATCAAGGAGAGGCAGCGAAGGAGCGAGTGGATAAGACCGCCTCTGAGATCTTGGAACTCCAGAGCCAGAGCACTAAGCTTGTCCAGAACATCATCCAGACAGCCGTTGACCAGCTCTCATGTACAGAAATGGcccccacagcctctgcttccgATACACAGGCCCAAGTCCCGGTGATGCAGGCAGACAGCCAGGATGCTCAACAAATGCTGGACAAAGAAGAAAGCCGCCATCAAGTCCTGGCCCAAGACGAAGCAGTGACCACTGCAGCCCAAGAAGAACTTGCCCTTTCTGATGTTTCCAAAGGCGTGAGTGAGACTTCAGAAAAGGCCGATATGCCTGCAGTCAAAAGTGCCAGTATCAAAGACCACCAGTGCGAGCAGGTCATTGCCCCACTCGGAGCAGAGGGAGACGGAAGCGGAACAAAACCTGTGCCAGGCGATGACTGTGCCAAATTCGGAGAAGGTGTCGAGAAGCTGCCATCTGAATCCAAAGATCAAAGGGGGCATGCTGCTGATGGCCCCAAACACCAAAGCTCAGCCCAGGCAGAGGCGGATGCCTCCGGAAATCTAACCAAAGAGTCTCCAGACACCAATGGACCAAAGCTAACAGAGGAGGGAGATGCCCGGGAAGTAGGAATTCAAGAAGGAAAAATGTCCACCGAGTCAGTCAAAGAGATGAAGCTCCCGATAGAAGAGGACCTACAGGAGCCAGAGGGGGACTTGGCAGAATCCTAA
- the Akap12 gene encoding A-kinase anchor protein 12 isoform X2, with protein sequence MLGTITITVGQRESEDVREKDRAKEMAANSAVVEDITNDGQEETPEIIEQIPASESNIEDTAQPTESQANDVGFKKVFKFVGFKFTVKKDKNEKSDTVQLLTVKKDEGEGAEATVGAGDHQEPVMETGESASKESELKQSTEKPEDTPKKAQGSTEEIPLQAESGQVAEEEAKNEEEKQEKEPTKSAESPTSPVSNETTSSFKKFFTHGWAGWRKKTSFKKPKDEELDTSEKKKEQEAEKVDEEEDEKTEGPSEHAPASEQQESIEDTNQARLSADYEKVELPLEDQAGGLDGLAEKCAPLATEVFDDKIEVHQEVVAEVHVCTVEKMAEEQEGRKEADGDVKETGESVPPEKPAETKEASQEAEPVEDLVLKSKEVCVSGGDHTQLTDLSPDEKMLPKHPEGIVSEAEMLSSQERIKVQGSPLKKLFSSSGLKKLSGKKQKGKRGGGGDEEPGEHQQVQTESPESADEQKGESSASSPEEPEEITCLEKGLSEAQQEGEVEEGATSDGDKKREGITPWASFKKMVTPKKRVRRPSESDKEEEVDKVKSATLSSTESTMSEMQEEAKVVGEEQKPEEPKRKVDTSVSWEALICVGSSKKRARKASSSDDEGGPRTVGGDGHRAEEASKDKEAGTDAAPASTQEHEQAQGSSSPEPAGSPSEGEGVSTWESFKRLVTPRKKSKSKLEEKAEDSGTEQLASDVEPGKEESWVSIKKFIPGRRKKRPDGKQEQAAAEDVAPTEINDDDPDVPAVVPLSEYDAVEREKMEAQQVKESEEGPQLEGAVYVSEELSKTLVHTVSVTVIDGTRAVTSAEERSPSWISASVTEPLEHAEDEAMPSTEEVTERDIIAEEAPAVTQTLPEGQDAHDDTVISEVEFTSEAVTAAETTEALHAEEVTEASGAEETTDMVSAVSQLTDSPDTTEEATPVQEVEGGVQDREEQERQTQAILQAVAEKVKGESQVPAVQTGQRAGPKALEKVEEVEENSEVLAVEKERDVVPEEPVQGAEAETEHSAQGSEIVQTAPESLTEGPEVTAGVELKEQVTASQLIEPPQLVDQAAAPESSETLTDDSETNGSTPLAESDTPDVTQQDEAIESQDSEAMATDRQSQVTEAVVAPAQEEEPSIPPDFPPQGEHGGKPGRDVLEPTRQELVEAVPVLAKTEAAQEAGLLGENVKDELCVEGPEGSVYTDGPDSREKIADVEHDGEVLGAPARQESENAEVQSPSPGERAVETDVEKEKMEAKTEQVNEECEQKTAAPEPEEAPPQPIQTADVSDSEKGSSSLPDQDKAVCVEVQSSEPPVTPTAEPVREAEGTVTISEASESLESVGARFIPAEKPSEEGDCWTPQRGEDTVPSGPESQAESVPAIASPTPENTLPSDLQGERSASQKEGSEEDDEQVGDQGEAAKERVDKTASEILELQSQSTKLVQNIIQTAVDQLSCTEMAPTASASDTQAQVPVMQADSQDAQQMLDKEESRHQVLAQDEAVTTAAQEELALSDVSKGVSETSEKADMPAVKSASIKDHQCEQVIAPLGAEGDGSGTKPVPGDDCAKFGEGVEKLPSESKDQRGHAADGPKHQSSAQAEADASGNLTKESPDTNGPKLTEEGDAREVGIQEGKMSTESVKEMKLPIEEDLQEPEGDLAES encoded by the exons ATGCTGGGGACCATTACCATCACAG TTGGACAGAGAGAGTCAGAAGATGTGAGAGAAAAAGACCGAGCTAAAGAAATGGCTGCCAACTCTGCAGTTGTTGAAGACATCACAAACGATGGGCAGGAGGAGACACCTGAAATAATCGAACAGATCCCTGCTTCAGAAAGCAACATAGAAGACACGGCACAGCCCACTGAGTCCCAGGCTAATGATGTTGGCTTTAAGAAGGTATTTAAGTTTGTCGGCTTTAAATTCACCGTgaaaaaggataaaaatgagAAGTCTGATACTGTCCAGCTACTCACTGTCAAAAAGGATGAAGGCGAAGGGGCAGAAGCCACAGTGGGAGCAGGTGACCACCAGGAGCCCGTCATGGAAACTGGAGAGTCAGCATCCAAAGAAAGTGAGCTGAAGCAATCCACCGAGAAGCCAGAAGACACTCCGAAGAAAGCACAGGGCAGCACAGAAGAAATTCCCCTTCAGGCTGAATCTGGTCAAGTGGCTGAGGAAGAAgccaaaaatgaagaagaaaagcaagaaaaagaaccCACCAAGTCCGCAGAATCTCCAACCAGTCCAGTCAGTAACGAGACGACCTCTTCCTTCAAGAAATTCTTCACTCACGGTTGGGCTGGCTGGCGCAAAAAGACCAGCTTCAAGAAGCCGAAGGATGAAGAACTGGACACttctgagaagaaaaaggagcaagAGGCAGAAAAGGTCGATGAGGAAGAAGACGAAAAGACAGAAGGTCCCTCTGAGCATGCCCCAGCCTCCGAGCAGCAGGAGTCCATAGAAGACACAAATCAGGCCAGGTTGTCCGCAGATTATGAGAAGGTGGAGCTGCCCTTGGAAGATCAGGCTGGAGGCCTGGACGGATTGGCAGAGAAGTGTGCTCCATTGGCAACGGAAGTGTTTGATGATAAAATAGAAGTCCACCAAGAAGTTGTTGCGGAGGTCCATGTGTGCACCGTAGAGAAAATGGCggaggagcaggaagggaggaaagaggcagatgGAGATGTGAAAGAAACGGGAGAATCCGTGCCCCCTGAAAAACCAGCTGAGACCAAGGAGGCTTCTCAGGAAGCTGAGCCTGTTGAGGACCTGGTTCTGAAGAGCAAAGAAGTGTGTGTCTCTGGAGGTGACCACACACAGCTGACAGATCTAAGTCCCGACGAGAAGATGTTGCCCAAACACCCGGAAGGCATTGTCAGTGAGGCGGAGATGCTGTCTTCTCAAGAGAGGATCAAGGTACAAGGGAGCCCTTTGAAGAAACTCTTCAGTAGCTCCGGCTTAAAGAAGCTGTCTGGGAAGAAGCAGAAGGGGAAACGAGGGGGCGGAGGAGACGAAGAACCAGGAGAACACCAACAGGTCCAAACCGAGTCCCCAGAGAGCGCCGACGAGCAGAAGGGAGAGAGCTCCGCGTCCTCCCCAGAAGAGCCTGAGGAGATCACGTGTCTGGAAAAAGGACTGTCGGAAGCACAGCAGGAAGGGGAAGTTGAGGAAGGAGCTACTTCTGATGGGgacaagaaaagggaaggaatcaCTCCCTGGGCATCTTTCAAAAAGATGGTGACACCCAAGAAGCGGGTCCGAAGACCTTCTGAGAGCGACAAGGAAGAAGAAGTGGACAAGGTCAAGAGTGCCACGCTGTCGTCCACGGAGAGCACAATGTCAGAAATGCAGGAGGAAGCCAAGGTGGTTGGAgaggagcagaagccagaagaaccGAAGCGGAAGGTAGATACTTCGGTGTCGTGGGAGGCGTTAATTTGTGTGGGGTCCTCCaagaagagagcaaggaaggcatCCTCTTCCGACGATGAAGGAGGGCCGAGAACAGTGGGAGGGGATGGTCACAGAGCGGAGGAGGCCAGCAAAGACAAAGAAGCCGGAACCGATGCCGCCCCTGCCAGCACCCAGGAACACGAGCAAGCTCAAGGAAGCTCTTCACCCGAGCCGGCCGGAAGCCCTTCTGAAGGGGAAGGTGTCTCCACCTGGGAGTCATTTAAAAGATTAGTCACGCCACGAAAAAAATCCAAGTCAAAGCTGGAGGAGAAAGCGGAAGACTCCGGTACAGAGCAATTGGCTTCAGATGTTGAACCAGGTAAAGAAGAGTCTTGGGTTTCCATCAAGAAATTTATTCCTGGACGGCGGAAGAAAAGGCCAGATGGGAAGCAAGAACAGGCCGCTGCCGAAGATGTGGCGCCCACAGAAATCAATGACGATGATCCGGATGTCCCTGCCGTCGTGCCTCTGTCTGAGTACGACGCGGTAGAAAGGGAGAAGATGGAAGCCCAGCAGGTCAAGGAGAGTGAGGAAGGACCCCAGCTAGAGGgggctgtgtatgtgtctgaggaGCTTAGTAAGACCCTGGTTCACACCGTGAGTGTGACCGTCATTGACGGGACCAGGGCGGTCACCAGTGCTGAAGAGCGGTCTCCTTCTTGGATCTCTGCTTCCGTGACAGAACCCCTTGAACACGCCGAAGACGAAGCCATGCCATCCACTGAGGAGGTCACCGAAAGAGACATCATTGCAGAAGAAGCCCCTGCCGTCACCCAGACCTTACCAGAGGGCCAAGATGCCCATGACGACACAGTTATCAGCGAGGTGGAATTCACCTCGGAAGCCGTGACAgctgcagaaaccacagaggccCTCCACGCTGAAGAAGTCACCGAAGCCTCGGGGGCAGAAGAGACCACAGACATGGTGTCAGCAGTTTCCCAACTGACTGACTCCCCAGACACCACAGAGGAAGCCACCCCGGTCCAGGAGGTAGAGGGTGGTGTGCAGGACAGAGAAGAGCAGGAGCGACAGACACAAGCTATCCTCCAGGCAGTTGCAGAAAAGGTGAAAGGGGAGTCACAGGTGCCTGCCGTCCAGACCGGACAGAGAGCAGGGCCCAAAGCActggagaaggtggaggaggtaGAAGAGAATTCCGAAGTGCTGGCtgtggagaaagagagggatgtCGTGCCGGAAGAACCCGTGCAGGGAGCTGAAGCTGAAACTGAGCATTCTGCCCAGGGCTCTGAGATTGTTCAGACTGCCCCAGAGAGCCTTACAGAAGGTCCCGAAGTCACAGCGGGTGTAGAGTTGAAGGAGCAGGTCACCGCAAGCCAGCTTATAGAGCCCCCGCAGCTGGTGGATCAAGCTGCAGCCCCCGAGTCATCCGAGACCCTGACAGATGACAGCGAGACAAACGGAAGCACTCCCCTAGCAGAGTCAGATACTCCAGATGTGACACAGCAAGACGAGGCCATTGAAAGCCAGGACAGTGAAGCCATGGCAACTGACAGGCAGTCGCAGGTCACGGAGGCAGTGGTAGCTCCTGCTCAGGAGGAGGAACCTTCAATACCACCGGATTTTCCACCCCAAGGAGAACATGGGGGAAAACCAGGAAGAGATGTCCTAGAACCTACACGGCAAGAGCTTGTGGAAGCGGTGCCTGTTTTGGCAAAGACTGAGGCGGCTCAGGAGGCTGGCCTCCTTGGTGAAAACGTCAAAGACGAACTATGTGTTGAAGGACCTGAGGGGTCTGTATACACAGATGGACCCGACAGTCGAGAGAAGATTGCTGACGTGGAACATGACGGTGAAGTCTTGGGAGCCCCTGCACGTCAAGAAAGCGAGAATGCAGAGGTGCAGAGTCCTAGCCCAGGGGAGAGAGCGGTGGAAACCGATGtcgaaaaggagaaaatggaagcaaagaCGGAGCAAGTGAATGAAGAATGCGAGCAGAAAACGGCTGCACCTGAGCCTGAAGAAGCCCCCCCACAGCCCATCCAGACAGCTGATGTGTCCGACTCAGAGAAAGGAAGCTCTTCTCTCCCAGACCAAGACAAAGCAGTTTGTGTAGAGGTTCAAAGCTCGGAGCCACCAGTAACTCCCACAGCCGAACCTGTGAGGGAGGCTGAGGGAACTGTCACGATTTCAGAAGCAAGTGAAAGTCTGGAGTCTGTGGGTGCGCGTTTCATACCAGCAGAGAAGCCCTCTGAAGAGGGTGACTGCTGGACTCCTCAGCGTGGAGAGGACACTGTGCCCTCGGGGCCCGAGTCTCAGGCAGAGTCAGTCCCAGCAATAGCATCACCCACTCCTGAGAACACCCTCCCCTCTGACCTGCAAGGAGAGAGAAGCGCATCCCAGAAAGAGGGATCAGAAGAAGATGACGAGCAGGTTGGTGATCAAGGAGAGGCAGCGAAGGAGCGAGTGGATAAGACCGCCTCTGAGATCTTGGAACTCCAGAGCCAGAGCACTAAGCTTGTCCAGAACATCATCCAGACAGCCGTTGACCAGCTCTCATGTACAGAAATGGcccccacagcctctgcttccgATACACAGGCCCAAGTCCCGGTGATGCAGGCAGACAGCCAGGATGCTCAACAAATGCTGGACAAAGAAGAAAGCCGCCATCAAGTCCTGGCCCAAGACGAAGCAGTGACCACTGCAGCCCAAGAAGAACTTGCCCTTTCTGATGTTTCCAAAGGCGTGAGTGAGACTTCAGAAAAGGCCGATATGCCTGCAGTCAAAAGTGCCAGTATCAAAGACCACCAGTGCGAGCAGGTCATTGCCCCACTCGGAGCAGAGGGAGACGGAAGCGGAACAAAACCTGTGCCAGGCGATGACTGTGCCAAATTCGGAGAAGGTGTCGAGAAGCTGCCATCTGAATCCAAAGATCAAAGGGGGCATGCTGCTGATGGCCCCAAACACCAAAGCTCAGCCCAGGCAGAGGCGGATGCCTCCGGAAATCTAACCAAAGAGTCTCCAGACACCAATGGACCAAAGCTAACAGAGGAGGGAGATGCCCGGGAAGTAGGAATTCAAGAAGGAAAAATGTCCACCGAGTCAGTCAAAGAGATGAAGCTCCCGATAGAAGAGGACCTACAGGAGCCAGAGGGGGACTTGGCAGAATCCTAA